A segment of the Panicum hallii strain FIL2 chromosome 1, PHallii_v3.1, whole genome shotgun sequence genome:
TGGGCATTAAGATCGACCTTCCTTCCAATGATATCGCCGTCCATGTTCACCTTCACCCAACCGACAACCCGTCCTTTCTTTTCGCTCTCCTCCTTGTCTTTCTGCATGTCAGATTCATCGGCGGCCTTCTTGGTGCCAGCCTCTGAAGCATTGTCTTTGGCCTGGTTGAATAGGCTGTTCATCCTGAAAGTTCTTATGGGTGGCCATCCCACCACTCCAAAGCTGCTACCAAACCGGAAAATGCCATTGAGATTAGTtgaagttgatttgcgtagctCGTCAAGCAAGGAAATGATGGGGGTTTTTTAACTAAGGAAATGATGGGTTTTTTTTAACTAAGAGCCCGTTTGGTTTGGAGGGGTTTATTATAAGCCCATAAGCCCCTCACATGGAGGGGCTTATTATAAGTCAAATAAGTCTAAAATGGTTTGGATAAAAAGAGGCTTAGGGGCTTAATAAGCCCCTCCAAACCAAACAGGGCCTCAGGAAATGATGCCATATTCAGTATTTAAGACATAATATCAGGATATTGTTTTCTTGTCAAGAAAATATTGGAGATTGCAGATCTGAAGGGCAATGCAACCAACAAAAGTCTCATTTTTATTCTCTCTCCGAGTTTTTCAGGATGCTCATGGTAAAAAAGAACTTTCAATATAGAACGAAGGCTTTGGGCCTTTGGCAGAAAATAATTAGCCTTGGGAGTTGTGTGCATAAACAAGAAAGAAGGCTTAATTTTTCGGAACAAATTATGTGTAAATGCACGGTAACCCATCATCCTACGATCCTAACAGCAAGCAGAACAAGTAGGCACTTATAGAGATTCAAACTTTTTTCCTTGAAAAATAAAGTGCATGCTTGCAGATGTTCTGCGTAGATTTAGAAGAAGCGTGCACATAGTTGTTCTTGCTGCTCACCTCTGTGGGTGGCCAGAAGCGACCGTCCCCGGCGAGGTGGTGGCGTTGGGCGCTGTATCCGCCTTGGCCCTCTTGCTGGCCGCCGCTGCCCCTGccgcgggggaggaggaggacacGGAGGAGTCCGGAGACAGGGCCCCCGGCTGCAGGTCCCTGGCCGTCAGGATCCGGCACGGCGCTGGCGACgggggctgctgctgctgcttcttggAGCCTAGGCAGAGCCCCAGCTCCAGCTCGTCgtcctcctgctcctcctcctcgccgccagagttctcctccacctcctcctccgccgccgcatccgGAGGCGGGTCGCCGGCGATGAACGCCACCATGGGCCCCGCTCCTCCTCTCATCGCGCTGCTCTTGTTCTTGGCTCAGTGACTGCGGCGAGGGGGTGTGTTTTGGGAGAGACACCTCGAGAGGGAGGAAAGGAGCTGTTACTATTATCTGAGCTGAGCTGAGTTCTGGGTGTGCGTGCAGGGCAGTATAGGAAGCTTTCGCCTCCTGCAATCCTGACGTGTGGCCCCTGCGGTGCCGTGATAGCACCTAATTGCTAGGGGCACCGGCCACTTTCTATATTATAGGGTAAAGACTTTCGTACCGATAATAATGTTTCTTGACTAATAAACTGCCGGCATATGAGTATGGTTCTAGGCTTCTAGCTAAGCTTGAAATCATAGACCTCGTTTTAATAGCAAAAATGCAACCATATTAATAGTTTTATTTTTGGAGGTTACATGCATTCTCTTTTATCTTATGGAAATCTTGATAATGGGTAGGGAAAGACATTATGATCGAAGCAAAAGGATGTTGGGATTCAAGAGGAATTATCAACAAGCATTAGAAAGCCATTTCCTACTAATGTTGCTGAAAATTGTTGCATATGTTGGTGGAGAAAGTTATAGAGAGACTGCAAGGATCTACTACAATAGCTCATGAATTGACGCACCACGCGGATTGAAGAGACCATGCACTTTTTTAGACAACGATGACAAGTCATATGACGTTGAATGGTTGTATGGTACCACATATTAATTGATGAGCCATTCTTTTTTTTAAGGAGAAAACGATCTATAACATATTGCAGCTTGATTTCTGAGTCTATGTTTGGACAATAACGTGCACGTTAGCAACTTTAATCTACAAGACCAACTAAAGATAGTACAATGCATGCataggggaggaggaggagggggtaTGCAAAGCATTTTGGCCTTCTCCTTTGATCCTTGCCCGTTGGGTGGTGGGCCCCAGGGTAGCTTTTGTAGGGTTTACAGAATGCGAAAGACGAAGGAGAGAAAAGGCTAAACACCGCGGAAATGGGAGGGGTTGGACAAAAGGCCGGAAAAGGTTCATCACGTGAGCCGCCTCATCTCACGTGTCCATCCGGACCAGTACTAGTATTTGGACAGCTGTAAGCCTATGACAAGCATTGTTGAAGCTTGATGCCTCCCTAATTCGGGAAGAGATTAAGTTGGTGTGCAAGTGCAAGCTAAaggtgtttggtttggagaGACCAATAAACTCTCCTAATAAGTTTATTTTTATCTAAATATGAAGGTTTATAAGTGAGGTTTATGCTCATAAGCCCCGTAAGCCTATAAGCCCCTCTAAGGGATGCTTATGGTTTATTTCCTGTAAACCCCACCAAAATATCCCCTCTTTCCTCTCACTACTCTCATCTCCCTCACCTACAGGCGTATTAATGAGAGGTAGAAATGTCATTACCAACTATAAGAGCTTTTTATAAGTCACAGCAACCAAACACCACTTTAGGCTTATAATAAGCCCCTCCATAATAAGGGCTGTTGGGTTTGGAGGAGCTTATTATAAGCCCCACCAATAAGCCCCTAATAAGTCTCGTTCTATCCAAATATGATGGTTTATTGGTGAAGTTTATGCTCATAGGCCCCATAAAACTATAAGCCTCTTCAAAGGATGCTTATAGGGCCTATTTTCTATGGACCCCACAAACATCTCTCACCCTTCCTCCATATGAGGGGTTTATAAGCTCCTACGACCAAATATCATTTTAAACTTATAATATACCTCTCCATGCAAAAGGTTTATGGGTTTATAATAAACCCCTCCAAACAAAATACGCTCTAAACCTCTCCAAACCAAACCCTTTTTAAATGCCACGGGAACTACATAAAAATCTGGAAGGAGTAGTATTCATTTATTGGAATCACAAATAAAGACCTTTCATTAGCCTTAATTTTTTCCCCTTTTAACCGAATAATTTATTTTAATCTTTTTAGAAGCATGCCCCAATCTAaattactatatatatataacaatGACAAATAATGTTTGTTATGTACTCATAAAATATTCGATGATCGGCCACCCACCCCAGCCGGTTAACCTGCCACTGGAAGCAAGCAGCGGCCctcttcttttatttttttagtCTTTGATAGGCAACGAAACCCAAGCCGCCTTGAGGGTTTCCAAATATTTAAAGAGCGTTTCAGCATGCACTTTGACTTTAGATGCTTTATTAAGAATACTAGGACATGCTTGAGATGCTTTATTTTTGGATAGTAACTGAGACACGTCTGGGTACAAAATCTACTATAGTTTTTGTTGCAACAGCCACCCACAAATCTACACGCCTGGGTACACGTCTTGTGGTGTTGTGCCTGGGGTGTGCGTGTAGCGGAAGCGGGGGAGGGAGAGCGCGAGCggcgggagggagggagaggaaccCAGAACCAAAAGCAAAGCAAGCGAGGCCCCGACAAGCCGACAAGGGTGGGCGCGGCAACTGTTGACCCCGTGCCCGGCCCGACAGGCCTTCTTACCTCTCTcctactctctctctctgctgTCGAGTCTGTTGTCCCCACCACCACGCCCATTTCATTCATTCCACCATTCCAtttctctctctgtctctctgtGACTCCTCTGCCTGCCCTTAATGTAATGTAATTGTTATCACTAGTACTCCATCAATCAATCAGTTACTGAAAAAATGATTGATATCTtttgaaagaaaagaaagatggggAAAGGGCTTTGTCAACTTTGAACGATAGGTGGTCTGGCGATGCTAAGGGTCcgtttggttggggagccaACTTGAATGGAACGGTTCCATTCCAATTTCTAAGAACGGAGCCGCTCCGTTCTATGTTTGGTAGGCGGAACGGAGCCACTTCATattttgtttggttggagagcgcGGTAGAACAAAACCATTCGACTTCGCCGGTGGCTGATCCTCCGGCGCGCCTggcctccggcggcggcgcctggaGCCCgacagcgggggggggggggggggggcgtccgGTGCCTGGGTCTGGGTCCTCCGGCGGGGGCAGCCGCGGGCGCCAGGAatcccggggggggggggctactCCTTCTGCCGGCGGCGTGGGGGGCACGCGCCTGGCCGCGTCggcgcggggggagggggggcgggggcagcggcgccTGGCCCTCCtgcggcgggggtggggggggcgTCCGGCGCCTGGGTCTGGGTCCTCCGGCGGGGGCAGCCGTGGGCGCCAGGAatccgccggggggggggggggggcgcctgCTCCTTCCGCCGGCAGCGTGGGGGGGGCGCGTCGGGCCGgccgccgcgggggggggggggggggggcgccgggcgCCTGGCCCGCTCCTCCGCCGGGGGCagccgcgcgcggcgcgggggagggggggcgGGGCAGCGGCGCCTGGCCCTCCtgcggcgggggtgggggggcgcCCTGGAGCCCGCCAGCGGACCGGGGTGGCGTCGGGGCGGGGGGGGTGCGGGAGGGGAGCCAGGAGAACGAGAGCGCTCGCGTTCGGTCGTTTTGAGCGAGCGCTCTCGTTCCGGATCTCGCGGAAATATTCCATGGTGGAACCATTCCGCTCTTTCTCGCTCCCAACCAAACATGCAGAAAAGTAGAGCGGAGCGGCTCCGCTCCCACGCActccccaaccaaacacacggtAAGTTCAACCGAATTTGGTCGGCGGGTCAAAATTCACACCCCACGCGGGCTACAGTTACTGAAACATCAGGGTTTGAGATGGGAATTCCATCATGCTCTAGCTCTAGACAAGCGTGCAAGCCGCAGCCGGTGCGTGCGGGCCGGCCGGTGTCTCGCTGCAAGGGAGCAGGCCCACCAACCAATACTCAGCCGGGCCCAGCTGCCAGCGCCCGAGATCCTCCTGCCTGCATCAGGGCCATCATTTCATGCCTTGGCTAATCATCTCCCTCTCTGTAATTTGTTTATGCACCCCGACGAAAAGGTCCCCTATATCATTCATTCATGTCTCTGCTCTGCATACCACTAGTCAGTGCGTCTCCTTTTGACCAGCAGAGGCAGAGCTAGCAGCCACCACTAGTTTACTTCACTGCCAATCTTTTATGGCTCCTCAGTTGTAGATGGCCCATAACAGTAAGCACAGCACCAATCCAACCATCAC
Coding sequences within it:
- the LOC112898244 gene encoding auxin-responsive protein IAA10-like isoform X1 gives rise to the protein MRGGAGPMVAFIAGDPPPDAAAEEEVEENSGGEEEEQEDDELELGLCLGSKKQQQQPPSPAPCRILTARDLQPGALSPDSSVSSSSPAAGAAAASKRAKADTAPNATTSPGTVASGHPQSSFGVVGWPPIRTFRMNSLFNQAKDNASEAGTKKAADESDMQKDKEESEKKGRVVGWVKVNMDGDIIGRKVDLNAHRSYKTLASALELMFMKPSISLCTSSSAKSLNLLDSSSEYQLTYEDRDGDWMLVGDVPWEMFVGSVKRLKIMRTSDANGLGPRFQGVHRAAASARGRT
- the LOC112898244 gene encoding auxin-responsive protein IAA10-like isoform X2, with translation MRGGAGPMVAFIAGDPPPDAAAEEEVEENSGGEEEEQEDDELELGLCLGSKKQQQQPPSPAPCRILTARDLQPGALSPDSSVSSSSPAAGAAAASKRAKADTAPNATTSPGTVASGHPQSFGVVGWPPIRTFRMNSLFNQAKDNASEAGTKKAADESDMQKDKEESEKKGRVVGWVKVNMDGDIIGRKVDLNAHRSYKTLASALELMFMKPSISLCTSSSAKSLNLLDSSSEYQLTYEDRDGDWMLVGDVPWEMFVGSVKRLKIMRTSDANGLGPRFQGVHRAAASARGRT